From a single Sphingobacteriales bacterium genomic region:
- a CDS encoding EamA family transporter: MIYLLLCICCSSAINIIFKIAGRKNADSFHIILINYIFAIILGIIISEHNFGQVFKTIYPHLPVILLTGILFIAMFYLVSLSVNSAGITRTAIASRMSLIIPVIFSVVYFNDLLTAPKITGIVLALGGLYLSIFRKVQNKSINDHKSFLLPVVIFVGAGIVDSLLKYSQAAFLNAASLPLYTSFLFLIAGISGFLVFFIKNQAFNNLFRQNVLILGAVLGFVNYGSTYFFIQALNKSGLVSASVFAVNHIGIVLFSIFVSLLFFREKLRWYNW; the protein is encoded by the coding sequence ATGATTTATCTGTTGCTTTGTATTTGTTGCTCTTCTGCCATCAATATCATCTTTAAAATTGCAGGAAGAAAAAATGCCGATAGTTTTCACATCATTCTGATTAACTACATTTTTGCCATCATCCTCGGCATTATTATCTCTGAGCATAATTTCGGTCAGGTTTTTAAGACCATTTATCCTCATCTTCCAGTCATCCTGCTTACCGGAATACTTTTCATTGCCATGTTTTACCTCGTCAGTCTGTCGGTAAATTCTGCGGGCATTACCAGAACAGCCATTGCTTCCAGAATGTCGCTGATTATTCCTGTGATTTTTTCTGTGGTTTATTTTAACGATTTGCTGACGGCTCCAAAGATTACAGGGATAGTTCTCGCACTGGGTGGACTTTACCTCTCAATTTTCAGAAAAGTTCAGAATAAATCCATTAATGATCATAAATCATTCTTACTGCCTGTGGTCATTTTTGTTGGTGCCGGCATTGTTGATTCTCTGCTGAAATACTCTCAGGCGGCCTTTTTAAATGCTGCATCTCTCCCTTTATACACTTCTTTTCTTTTTCTCATTGCCGGAATCTCAGGCTTTCTGGTCTTTTTCATTAAAAATCAGGCTTTTAACAACCTTTTTCGTCAGAATGTTTTAATTTTAGGAGCTGTGCTTGGTTTCGTCAATTATGGCTCAACTTATTTTTTCATTCAGGCATTAAACAAATCAGGCCTTGTCTCTGCCTCTGTTTTTGCCGTCAATCATATCGGTATCGTTTTATTCAGCATTTTTGTATCCTTACTTTTTTTCAGGGAAAAACTCAGGTGGTACAACTGGAT
- a CDS encoding T9SS type A sorting domain-containing protein, which yields MRKILSLFVLVVLGMNVFAQNSIVSQKLNGEIPKDPKLIQATEWPAFQAPYREDIKSEWYSFTSALDFFLGGTMRYFTNAIFPDTFVQRVNNDGTTSYVKWHSMGLAFDPRDDMWPLSDYDQLEKKQPYRVDSIAFRYLYEKFNSDAVKDKLVIQFYNADKVDRYNWTSTQEPWATVEYDTTTLSGVDFTQQIIYELEYKDTATWESGQYKWLSFPVNIDVPKTTHPIFVTTFTFKPAYSYKFNDTLINFDTNQKNKPYKKLNAFYHQMFYDPDGTQLTSYNNGLVMNYQMRYGKFLGDNFGWRYLPGNAFSVSYYPYIIYKITYDNDWVDAINEGNVSFKVGEIYPNPARQNAKLAVNLMNAGNVSIEFVNALGQSVKVMDNEKVQAGEHVYTLNTSDLVPGMYIVKVTVDGYSSTQNLLVK from the coding sequence ATGAGAAAAATTTTATCACTTTTCGTTCTGGTAGTACTCGGAATGAACGTTTTTGCACAGAACAGTATTGTCAGCCAGAAGTTAAACGGGGAAATTCCTAAAGACCCGAAATTGATTCAGGCAACCGAATGGCCTGCATTTCAGGCACCTTACAGGGAAGATATTAAAAGTGAATGGTATTCATTTACCTCAGCACTTGACTTTTTCCTTGGAGGCACTATGAGGTATTTCACCAATGCCATCTTCCCCGATACTTTTGTTCAGAGAGTTAACAATGACGGAACCACCTCGTATGTTAAATGGCATTCAATGGGTCTTGCCTTTGATCCGAGAGACGACATGTGGCCACTTTCTGATTATGACCAACTTGAGAAAAAACAACCATACAGGGTTGACTCAATTGCTTTCAGGTATCTCTATGAAAAATTCAACAGTGATGCAGTAAAAGATAAACTGGTCATTCAGTTTTACAATGCTGACAAGGTTGACCGCTATAATTGGACTTCCACACAGGAGCCATGGGCAACTGTTGAGTATGATACCACTACGCTTAGTGGGGTTGATTTTACCCAGCAGATTATTTATGAACTGGAATACAAAGACACAGCTACATGGGAAAGCGGGCAATACAAATGGTTGTCTTTTCCTGTAAATATTGATGTTCCCAAAACTACTCATCCTATATTTGTTACAACCTTTACCTTTAAACCTGCCTATTCCTATAAATTCAATGACACCCTCATTAATTTTGACACAAACCAGAAAAATAAGCCATACAAAAAGCTGAATGCTTTCTATCATCAGATGTTTTACGATCCGGACGGAACGCAGCTGACATCATACAACAATGGTCTGGTCATGAATTATCAGATGAGATACGGAAAATTCCTTGGTGATAACTTTGGCTGGAGATATTTACCCGGCAATGCTTTCTCAGTATCATACTATCCGTACATTATCTATAAAATCACTTATGACAATGATTGGGTAGATGCCATCAATGAAGGAAATGTCAGTTTCAAGGTCGGGGAAATTTATCCCAATCCTGCCAGACAAAATGCAAAACTGGCTGTCAACCTTATGAATGCTGGCAATGTAAGTATTGAGTTTGTCAATGCACTTGGGCAGAGCGTGAAAGTGATGGACAATGAAAAGGTTCAGGCTGGTGAACATGTTTACACGCTGAACACTTCCGATCTGGTTCCGGGCATGTACATTGTGAAAGTTACCGTTGACGGATATTCAAGCACTCAGAATCTGCTCGTAAAATAA